In a genomic window of Streptomyces sp. SJL17-4:
- a CDS encoding gamma-glutamyl-gamma-aminobutyrate hydrolase family protein: MSRPVIGIAGYRDQARWNIWDTDATVVQQSYVRGITANGGRAVVLPPDDLDADVLHRLDGLLLTGGADIDPAHYGQEPHPASDTPRPDRDHGELLLLRTALDLDLPVLGVCRGLQLLALAYGGTLHQHLPDVVGHTGHCPREGEFGQHEVRFTAHSGAAAVYGPLAVTNSHHHQAVADPGRLTVTGRSDDGVVEAAEDPAKRFVLGVQWHPEVSGDDELFTAFVAACAK, encoded by the coding sequence ATGAGCCGCCCCGTCATCGGCATCGCCGGCTACCGGGACCAGGCCCGCTGGAACATCTGGGACACCGACGCGACCGTCGTCCAGCAGTCCTACGTGCGCGGGATCACCGCCAACGGCGGCCGTGCGGTGGTCCTGCCGCCGGACGACCTGGACGCCGACGTCCTGCACCGCCTCGACGGGCTGCTCCTCACGGGCGGCGCGGACATCGACCCGGCCCACTACGGACAGGAACCGCATCCCGCCTCCGACACCCCCCGTCCCGACCGGGACCACGGCGAACTGCTGCTGCTGCGCACCGCCCTCGACCTGGACCTGCCGGTCCTCGGTGTCTGCCGCGGCCTGCAGCTCCTCGCGCTGGCCTACGGCGGCACACTCCACCAGCACCTGCCCGACGTCGTCGGGCACACCGGTCACTGCCCGCGCGAGGGCGAGTTCGGTCAGCACGAGGTGCGCTTCACCGCGCACAGCGGGGCCGCCGCCGTGTACGGACCGCTGGCCGTCACCAACTCCCACCACCACCAGGCCGTCGCCGACCCGGGTCGGCTGACCGTCACCGGCCGCAGCGACGACGGTGTCGTCGAGGCGGCCGAGGATCCCGCCAAGAGGTTCGTCCTCGGCGTGCAGTGGCACCCCGAGGTCTCCGGCGACGACGAGCTCTTCACGGCCTTCGTCGCGGCCTGCGCGAAGTGA
- a CDS encoding TauD/TfdA family dioxygenase, which yields MTTGERTDIPGAHAEPLDDEPFLLKLTAAEPGTPLGPWIDAHRERLLTALDRYGVLLFRGFGVPDPEAFGRAARAFSPELLGYLERAAPRNEVADKVFTSTELSEEQWIPFHHEMSYAHNWPSRLYFYGDRPSATGGATPVASERRVFPRIPAEVRERFQRHGVRYVRNYGPDLDIPWQEVFQTGDRSEVEAYCAQSGTDLEWTGNDGLRTVSRRQALAEHPRTGETVWFNHAHLFHTSNLPAEVAEVLIGEYGPEGLPRNAYYGDGEEIEDEVMALIRGLYEEAAVSFPWEREDVMVVDNFLATHAREPFRGDRRVLVAMSDLYVAPGHR from the coding sequence GTGACGACCGGCGAGCGTACGGACATCCCGGGGGCTCACGCCGAGCCACTCGACGACGAGCCCTTCCTGCTGAAGCTGACCGCGGCGGAGCCTGGCACCCCCCTCGGCCCCTGGATCGACGCCCACCGGGAGCGGCTGCTCACCGCCCTCGACCGCTACGGGGTGCTGCTCTTCCGCGGCTTCGGCGTACCGGATCCGGAGGCCTTCGGGCGGGCGGCGCGGGCCTTCTCGCCCGAGCTGCTGGGCTACCTGGAGCGGGCGGCGCCGCGCAACGAGGTCGCCGACAAGGTCTTCACCTCCACGGAGCTCAGCGAGGAGCAGTGGATTCCCTTCCACCACGAGATGAGCTACGCCCACAACTGGCCGAGTCGCCTGTACTTCTACGGCGACCGGCCCTCCGCGACCGGCGGTGCGACCCCGGTGGCCAGTGAGCGCCGTGTCTTCCCGAGGATCCCCGCCGAGGTCCGCGAGCGGTTCCAGCGGCACGGCGTGCGGTACGTCCGCAACTACGGGCCCGACCTGGACATCCCGTGGCAGGAGGTCTTCCAGACCGGTGACCGGTCCGAGGTGGAGGCGTACTGCGCGCAGTCCGGCACGGACCTGGAGTGGACCGGGAACGACGGTCTGCGGACGGTGTCGCGACGGCAGGCCCTCGCCGAGCACCCGCGCACCGGCGAGACCGTCTGGTTCAACCACGCCCACCTCTTCCACACCTCGAACCTGCCGGCCGAGGTCGCCGAGGTCCTCATCGGCGAGTACGGCCCCGAGGGGCTGCCGCGCAACGCCTACTACGGCGACGGCGAGGAGATCGAGGACGAGGTGATGGCGTTGATCCGCGGGCTGTACGAGGAGGCCGCCGTGAGCTTCCCGTGGGAGCGCGAGGACGTGATGGTCGTCGACAACTTCCTGGCGACGCACGCCCGGGAGCCCTTCCGCGGCGACCGGCGCGTCCTCGTCGCCATGTCCGACCTGTACGTGGCACCCGGTCACCGCTGA
- a CDS encoding TauD/TfdA family dioxygenase: MNDATAPTGTTAATDPPRTAEAAVEIRTDWRADGLPALVRAEAPGTGLAAWLSGHREAVDRLAHEAGAVLFRGFDVTDDKGFREALDALSSRVLDYGERSSPRSEVSEGVYTSTEYPADQHILLHNEQSYTDNWPLRIVFFCERAATKGGRTPLADSRRVLAGLRPETVEKFERLGVRYVRNYLPGISLSWQEAFQTEDPADVEAYCARAGITAEWVDEEQLRTHQVRPAVHRHPVTGERTWFNHAYFFHISSLPEEVSEGLLAAVEPEDLPYNTYYGDGTPIEPETLDEIRSVLDAGTTGFDWEPGDVLLVENMITAHAREPFEGPRRILAAMADPVGDLVGRTTEGKK, encoded by the coding sequence ATGAACGACGCAACGGCACCGACCGGCACGACAGCCGCCACCGACCCGCCACGGACCGCCGAAGCGGCCGTCGAGATCCGGACGGACTGGCGGGCCGACGGCCTGCCGGCCCTGGTCAGGGCCGAGGCGCCCGGCACCGGTCTCGCCGCCTGGCTGTCCGGCCACCGGGAGGCCGTCGACCGGCTCGCCCACGAGGCCGGCGCCGTGCTCTTCCGGGGCTTCGACGTCACCGACGACAAGGGATTCCGGGAAGCGCTCGACGCCCTCTCTTCCCGGGTCCTGGACTACGGAGAGCGTTCCTCGCCCCGCAGCGAGGTCTCCGAGGGCGTCTACACGTCGACGGAGTATCCGGCGGACCAGCACATCCTGCTCCACAACGAGCAGTCGTACACGGACAACTGGCCGCTGCGGATCGTCTTCTTCTGCGAGCGCGCGGCCACGAAGGGCGGCCGCACGCCGCTCGCCGACTCCCGCCGGGTGCTGGCCGGGCTGCGGCCGGAGACGGTCGAGAAGTTCGAGCGGCTCGGGGTGCGGTACGTCCGCAACTACCTGCCGGGCATCAGCCTGTCGTGGCAGGAGGCCTTCCAGACGGAGGATCCTGCGGACGTGGAGGCGTACTGCGCCCGCGCCGGCATCACGGCCGAGTGGGTGGACGAGGAGCAGCTGCGCACCCATCAGGTGCGCCCCGCCGTGCACCGGCACCCGGTGACCGGGGAACGCACCTGGTTCAACCACGCGTACTTCTTCCACATCTCCTCGCTGCCGGAAGAGGTCAGCGAGGGACTCCTCGCCGCTGTGGAGCCCGAGGACCTGCCGTACAACACGTACTACGGGGACGGCACGCCGATCGAGCCGGAGACGCTCGACGAGATCCGGTCCGTCCTCGACGCCGGGACGACCGGTTTCGACTGGGAGCCCGGTGACGTCCTCCTGGTCGAGAACATGATCACCGCACACGCCCGTGAACCCTTCGAGGGGCCGCGCCGGATCCTCGCCGCGATGGCGGATCCGGTCGGCGACCTCGTGGGACGGACGACGGAGGGGAAGAAGTGA
- a CDS encoding thioesterase domain-containing protein, producing the protein MSDVPRRAPLRDASRVSPTDVPRPAARPTPGSAEPWLRRFRPAGPVTVRLICLPHAGGWPSYFRPWSTLLPAYVDHAVVHYPGRESRDDEPCVTTMEALVDAVAEAVEPLRDLPLVLFGHSMGAAVVHELALRLQRTGAPAAHVVVSGRQSPTRRRVTSYHLADDATFLAHVRRLGGIPDEVIDHAELRELFLGPLRSDYRLIERYEPSSLEPVAAPLTMMWGTEDPHCSEAGALAWRDVAGRGFCPLSFPGGHFYLADDHAGPVAHLVRLLSAVASSAPRYTVFQERQR; encoded by the coding sequence GTGTCTGACGTGCCCCGACGCGCCCCGTTGCGCGATGCCTCACGCGTCTCCCCCACCGATGTCCCGCGCCCGGCCGCGAGGCCGACGCCCGGTTCCGCCGAGCCGTGGCTGCGGCGGTTCCGGCCCGCCGGGCCGGTCACCGTCCGGCTGATCTGCCTGCCGCACGCCGGTGGCTGGCCGAGCTACTTCCGCCCCTGGTCCACGCTGCTGCCCGCCTACGTCGACCACGCGGTCGTGCACTACCCGGGCCGCGAGAGCCGCGACGACGAGCCGTGCGTGACCACGATGGAGGCGCTGGTCGACGCCGTCGCCGAGGCCGTCGAACCGCTGCGGGACCTGCCGCTGGTGCTGTTCGGCCACAGCATGGGCGCCGCGGTCGTCCACGAGCTCGCGCTGCGGCTCCAGCGGACGGGAGCGCCTGCGGCCCATGTGGTCGTGTCGGGGCGCCAGTCGCCGACGCGGCGGCGTGTCACCTCGTACCACCTCGCCGACGACGCCACCTTCCTGGCGCACGTCCGCCGGCTCGGCGGCATCCCGGACGAGGTCATCGACCACGCCGAGCTGCGAGAGCTGTTCCTCGGCCCGCTGCGCAGCGACTACCGGCTCATCGAGCGGTACGAGCCGAGCTCGCTCGAACCGGTCGCGGCACCGCTCACGATGATGTGGGGCACGGAGGATCCGCACTGCTCGGAAGCGGGTGCCCTCGCCTGGCGTGACGTAGCGGGCCGCGGTTTCTGCCCGCTCTCCTTCCCCGGCGGCCACTTCTATCTCGCGGACGACCACGCGGGACCGGTCGCGCACCTCGTGCGTCTGCTCTCCGCCGTGGCCTCCTCCGCACCGCGGTACACCGTCTTCCAGGAGAGGCAGCGATGA
- a CDS encoding amino acid adenylation domain-containing protein gives MQFSLSAEQRRLLDQLLDDSCVGQAIDRIGPRTGATDRAPLSFGQERLFLVDRLRPGSPMYVGTGALRLRGDLDPALMERCFALLVERHEVLRTAIGESPETGELEQRILGADEVTVRVPVRETTRGELHRTVSEFASEGFDLARPPLLRAVLLKVADAPEPEWTLVLSVHHIVVDGWSMGLLMTELGTAYAALSEGRAAGLPPLALQYADFAAWQRGTLEQGLLDEQLQFWRETLDGVPMVDVPADRPRPAQRAYAGDTVPLRLPASVVKGLRALTDEAQATLFMGLVAGWSIVLGRWSGEDDVVVGTPVAGRRRAELESSVGFFVNTLPLRVGLEPGDDFRALLRRTRDVCVDAYAHQDVSFERIVAEVPAERDVSGQTTLARHWLVLHNTPPLAFSVPGLEAEVLPSLVGTVRCDLSVQLVPEEDGGLDGWLEYSTELFDRDTAARLAAALVSVLTAAAETPGRAVRELPVMSSEEYERVVGALASEPAVESLHTDVVAWFEAQADRTPDATAVIADRPGDGDTAGAGERGGAGETGGAGETGAEVLTYAELDARANRVAHLLAGRGVGPEDRVGVCLERGADLVAAVLGVLKAGAVHLPLDPDYPAARLEQLVGDGAPRIVLTGPTLDGLFPGRERVTVPEGGVTGLPDHRPVNGPLASGRAAALLFTSGSTGRPKGVVLTHGGLLNRLAGMREAYAIDAGDRVLQKAPIGFDVSLWELLLPVVSGAAVVQARPGGHRDADHLHELIDRHGVTVCHFVPSMLREFLASADAAGAGTCAHPSVRVFFSGGEKLSAEQAGLLLDRHPAARLFNQYGPTEAVIDVTAGQVGRPVPADVPIGRPVPGTELLVLDAHGRPQPTGVPGELFIGGVQLARGYFGAPGATAERFVPHPFARGERLYATGDRARRLPDGSLEFLGRGDSQVKVRGHRVEAGEVEGALRRHPVVSDALVRVRVDDTGQVQLVGYVTTGTEEVPAGLDTELRELLGGLLPEAMVPSHLVALERWPLNAHGKVDTAALPEPDGRDSGIPYEAPRTPLEARLAELCAELLGVERLGRQDSFFALGGHSLLALRAISRIRAEFGVRVQVGQFFKAPDLASLAELVAEKQALAEGAPSDAAPIPRIDRRRV, from the coding sequence ATGCAGTTCTCGCTCTCGGCCGAGCAACGCCGGCTTCTGGACCAGCTCCTCGACGACTCCTGTGTCGGGCAGGCCATCGACCGCATCGGGCCGCGCACCGGCGCCACGGACCGTGCCCCCCTCTCCTTCGGCCAGGAACGCCTGTTCCTGGTGGACCGGTTGCGGCCCGGTTCGCCCATGTACGTCGGCACGGGTGCCCTGCGCCTGCGCGGCGACCTCGACCCCGCTCTCATGGAGCGCTGCTTCGCCCTGCTCGTGGAGCGCCACGAGGTGCTGCGCACGGCGATCGGCGAGTCCCCCGAGACCGGCGAGCTGGAGCAGCGGATCCTGGGCGCCGACGAGGTCACCGTGCGCGTACCGGTGCGCGAGACGACCCGCGGCGAACTGCACCGGACGGTCTCCGAGTTCGCCTCCGAGGGCTTCGACCTGGCCCGCCCGCCGCTGCTGCGGGCGGTGCTCCTGAAGGTCGCCGACGCCCCTGAGCCCGAATGGACACTGGTGTTGTCGGTTCACCACATCGTCGTCGACGGCTGGTCCATGGGGCTGTTGATGACGGAGCTGGGGACGGCGTACGCGGCGCTTTCCGAGGGCCGCGCGGCCGGTCTGCCGCCGCTGGCGCTGCAGTACGCGGACTTCGCCGCCTGGCAGCGCGGCACGCTGGAGCAGGGACTGCTGGACGAGCAGCTCCAGTTCTGGCGGGAGACGCTCGACGGCGTCCCGATGGTCGACGTGCCGGCCGACCGGCCGCGGCCCGCGCAGCGCGCCTACGCCGGTGACACGGTGCCGCTGCGGCTTCCCGCGTCCGTCGTGAAGGGGCTGCGTGCCCTCACCGACGAGGCTCAGGCGACCCTCTTCATGGGACTCGTCGCCGGCTGGTCGATCGTCCTCGGCCGCTGGTCGGGCGAGGACGACGTGGTCGTGGGCACGCCGGTCGCCGGCCGTCGCCGGGCCGAGCTCGAGTCCAGTGTCGGCTTCTTCGTCAACACCCTGCCGCTGCGGGTGGGCCTGGAGCCCGGCGACGACTTCCGGGCTCTGCTGCGGCGCACCCGGGACGTGTGCGTGGACGCTTACGCGCACCAGGACGTGTCCTTCGAGCGGATCGTGGCCGAAGTGCCCGCCGAACGGGACGTGTCCGGCCAGACCACCCTCGCCCGGCACTGGCTGGTGCTGCACAACACCCCGCCGCTGGCGTTCTCCGTGCCCGGTCTGGAGGCCGAGGTGCTGCCGTCGCTGGTCGGCACCGTCCGGTGCGACCTCTCCGTGCAGCTCGTGCCCGAGGAGGACGGCGGGCTCGACGGCTGGCTGGAGTACTCCACCGAGCTCTTCGACCGGGACACGGCCGCCCGACTGGCCGCCGCCCTCGTCTCGGTGCTGACCGCCGCCGCGGAGACCCCCGGCCGGGCGGTGCGGGAGCTGCCGGTGATGTCCTCGGAGGAGTACGAGCGGGTCGTCGGCGCGCTCGCCTCGGAGCCGGCCGTGGAGTCGCTGCACACCGATGTGGTCGCCTGGTTCGAGGCGCAGGCCGACCGTACGCCCGACGCCACCGCCGTGATCGCGGACCGCCCCGGAGACGGGGACACGGCCGGGGCCGGGGAAAGGGGCGGGGCCGGGGAAACGGGCGGGGCCGGGGAAACGGGCGCGGAGGTCCTCACGTACGCGGAGCTCGACGCACGGGCCAACCGGGTGGCGCACCTCCTCGCCGGCCGGGGCGTCGGACCCGAGGACCGGGTGGGCGTCTGCCTGGAACGGGGCGCCGATCTGGTCGCCGCCGTCCTCGGCGTCCTGAAGGCCGGTGCCGTTCACCTGCCGCTCGACCCCGACTATCCGGCCGCGCGTCTGGAACAGCTCGTCGGCGACGGCGCGCCGCGGATCGTGCTGACCGGGCCGACGCTCGACGGGCTCTTCCCGGGCCGGGAGAGGGTCACCGTCCCCGAGGGCGGGGTCACCGGCCTGCCCGACCACCGTCCCGTGAACGGGCCCCTCGCCTCCGGGCGGGCCGCCGCCCTCCTGTTCACCTCCGGCTCGACCGGACGCCCGAAGGGCGTCGTGCTCACCCACGGCGGTCTGCTGAACCGGCTCGCCGGGATGCGCGAGGCGTACGCGATCGACGCCGGCGACCGTGTGCTGCAGAAGGCGCCGATCGGCTTCGACGTCTCTCTGTGGGAGCTGCTGCTGCCCGTCGTGTCCGGAGCGGCCGTGGTGCAGGCCCGTCCCGGGGGCCACCGTGACGCGGACCACCTCCACGAGCTGATCGACCGGCACGGGGTCACCGTCTGCCACTTCGTCCCGTCGATGCTGCGCGAGTTCCTCGCCTCGGCGGACGCGGCGGGGGCGGGGACCTGCGCCCATCCGAGCGTGCGCGTCTTCTTCAGCGGCGGCGAGAAGCTGTCCGCCGAGCAGGCCGGGCTGCTCCTCGACCGTCATCCGGCGGCGCGGCTGTTCAACCAGTACGGGCCGACCGAGGCCGTCATCGACGTGACCGCCGGGCAGGTCGGACGGCCCGTGCCCGCCGACGTCCCCATCGGACGGCCGGTGCCCGGCACCGAGCTGCTCGTGCTCGACGCCCACGGGCGGCCGCAGCCCACCGGCGTGCCCGGCGAGCTGTTCATCGGCGGCGTCCAGCTGGCCCGCGGCTACTTCGGGGCGCCCGGGGCGACCGCCGAGCGGTTCGTCCCGCACCCCTTCGCGCGGGGCGAGCGGCTGTACGCGACAGGCGACCGGGCACGGCGCCTGCCCGACGGCTCCCTGGAGTTCCTGGGGCGCGGCGACAGCCAGGTGAAGGTCCGCGGCCACCGTGTCGAGGCCGGCGAGGTGGAGGGCGCGCTGCGCCGACACCCTGTCGTCTCCGACGCCCTCGTCCGTGTGCGCGTCGACGACACCGGACAGGTGCAGCTCGTCGGGTACGTGACCACGGGCACCGAGGAGGTGCCCGCGGGGCTGGACACGGAGCTGCGCGAGCTGCTCGGCGGTCTGCTGCCCGAGGCGATGGTCCCGTCGCACCTGGTGGCCCTGGAGCGATGGCCGCTGAACGCCCACGGCAAGGTCGACACGGCGGCGCTGCCGGAGCCGGACGGCCGGGACAGCGGCATCCCGTACGAGGCGCCGCGGACGCCGCTGGAGGCGCGGCTCGCCGAGCTGTGCGCCGAACTCCTCGGCGTGGAGCGGCTCGGCCGCCAGGACTCGTTCTTCGCGCTCGGCGGTCACTCGCTGCTCGCGCTGCGTGCCATCTCCCGCATCCGCGCGGAGTTCGGGGTACGGGTGCAGGTCGGCCAGTTCTTCAAGGCTCCCGACCTCGCGTCGCTGGCGGAGCTCGTCGCCGAGAAGCAGGCGCTGGCGGAGGGCGCGCCGTCCGACGCGGCCCCGATCCCGAGGATCGACCGCCGCCGTGTCTGA
- a CDS encoding HD domain-containing protein: protein MTHDIPKIPDTPACVGALDVARAYCSPALLNHSVRAYVWAAAYGSEHGIGFDPELMWVASMFHDIGLVTEFDNRTVGFDHASGHVAWVYGAGAGWPVPRRERLVEAVVAHMLDEVDVAADPEGFLLERSTSMDISGRYMDDFPAEFKAEVLERWPRLGIAGEFLDCFRLQAHHKPDSSPAASLRNGIADRILGNALDR, encoded by the coding sequence ATGACTCACGACATCCCGAAGATCCCGGACACCCCCGCCTGCGTGGGGGCCCTGGACGTCGCCCGCGCCTACTGCTCCCCGGCCCTGCTGAACCACTCCGTGCGCGCCTACGTCTGGGCGGCGGCGTACGGCTCCGAACACGGCATCGGCTTCGACCCCGAACTGATGTGGGTGGCCTCGATGTTCCACGACATCGGCCTCGTGACCGAGTTCGACAACCGGACGGTGGGCTTCGACCACGCGAGCGGACATGTGGCCTGGGTGTACGGCGCGGGCGCCGGATGGCCGGTGCCGCGGCGCGAGCGTCTGGTGGAGGCGGTCGTCGCGCACATGCTGGACGAGGTCGACGTGGCCGCGGACCCGGAGGGCTTCCTCCTGGAACGGTCGACCAGCATGGACATATCCGGCCGCTACATGGACGACTTCCCGGCGGAGTTCAAGGCAGAGGTGCTGGAGCGCTGGCCCCGCCTCGGGATCGCGGGCGAGTTCCTCGACTGCTTCCGTCTGCAAGCCCATCACAAGCCGGACAGCTCGCCGGCCGCCTCCCTGCGGAACGGCATCGCGGACCGCATCCTGGGCAACGCCCTGGACCGCTGA
- a CDS encoding phospholipase D-like domain-containing protein, translating to MARAEEALRTAAPSPGSRPGPPATRDRARRIRRRLERLLGTPMTDHNQILPLRNGDEIFPAMLEAIRAARRTVDLMTFVYWRGRVARDVAEALAERAAAGVRVRLLLDGFGSRLIERPVLARMTAAGVDVAWFRAPLGLSPFKQNHRGHRKVLVVDETTAFTGGVGIAQEWAGDARHAGEWRETHFRVRGPAVDGLAAAFAQNWAECHDRLFDERDLFPEQSPAGHAAVQVVRGSAGVGRQDMRTLLRVVLESAEERVRLTTAYFAPDDDFAGLLGATARRGVEVELLVPGRHTDKAVCRQAGRRLYAGLLDAGVRVWEYGPTMMHAKVLTVDGTLSVVGSANLNRRSLDHDEEVMLAVLDEELAAALDAHFDQDRAVSAGVPAETWAARPWSHRLKEGAVAPVRRFL from the coding sequence ATGGCCAGAGCCGAGGAGGCGCTCCGGACAGCTGCGCCCTCGCCCGGCTCGCGGCCCGGCCCTCCGGCCACCCGGGACCGCGCCCGGCGCATCCGCCGCCGTCTGGAGCGCCTCCTCGGCACCCCCATGACGGACCACAACCAGATCCTCCCGCTGCGCAACGGGGACGAGATCTTCCCCGCGATGCTCGAGGCCATCCGTGCCGCCCGCCGGACCGTCGACCTGATGACGTTCGTGTACTGGCGGGGGCGCGTCGCCCGCGACGTCGCGGAGGCCCTCGCCGAACGGGCCGCGGCAGGTGTACGGGTCAGGCTTCTGCTCGACGGCTTCGGCAGCCGGCTCATCGAGCGGCCGGTCCTCGCGCGGATGACCGCCGCCGGGGTGGACGTGGCGTGGTTCCGGGCTCCGCTCGGACTGTCCCCCTTCAAACAGAACCACCGCGGCCACCGCAAGGTCCTCGTCGTCGACGAGACCACCGCCTTCACCGGCGGTGTCGGGATCGCCCAGGAATGGGCCGGAGACGCCCGGCACGCGGGAGAGTGGCGCGAGACCCACTTCCGGGTGCGGGGCCCCGCCGTGGACGGTCTCGCCGCCGCCTTCGCCCAGAACTGGGCCGAGTGCCACGACCGGCTCTTCGACGAGCGCGACCTGTTCCCGGAGCAGTCGCCGGCCGGCCACGCGGCGGTGCAGGTGGTGCGGGGCTCGGCGGGCGTCGGCAGGCAGGACATGCGCACGCTGCTGCGGGTGGTGCTCGAATCCGCCGAGGAGCGCGTCCGGCTCACCACCGCCTACTTCGCGCCCGACGACGACTTCGCCGGTCTCCTCGGGGCCACCGCCCGCCGGGGCGTCGAGGTGGAGCTCCTGGTACCGGGACGGCACACCGACAAGGCGGTCTGCCGGCAGGCCGGCCGTCGCCTCTACGCGGGCCTGCTCGACGCCGGGGTGCGCGTCTGGGAGTACGGGCCGACGATGATGCACGCCAAGGTGCTCACCGTGGACGGCACCCTGTCGGTGGTCGGCTCCGCCAACCTCAACCGCCGCTCCCTCGACCACGACGAGGAAGTCATGCTCGCCGTCCTCGACGAGGAGCTCGCCGCCGCCCTCGACGCGCACTTCGACCAGGACCGGGCGGTGAGCGCGGGTGTCCCCGCGGAGACCTGGGCCGCCCGGCCCTGGTCGCACCGGCTCAAGGAGGGCGCGGTGGCGCCCGTACGCCGGTTCCTCTGA
- a CDS encoding 3-oxoacyl-ACP reductase: MRRLVGRTAVITGAGSGIGLATARRFASEGANVVCGDIDETAGKAAAEEVGGTFVQVDVTDPDQVEALFKTAFDTYGSVDIAFNNAGISPPDDDSILETGLEAWKRVQDVNLTSVYLCCKAALPYMRRQGKGSIINTASFVALMGAATSQISYTASKGGVLAMSRELGVQFAREGIRVNALCPGPVNTPLLQELFAKDPERAARRLVHIPAGRFAEAEEIAAAVAFLASDDSSFVNAADFVVDGGISGAYVTPL, encoded by the coding sequence ATGCGTCGACTGGTCGGCCGTACCGCCGTCATCACCGGAGCCGGCAGCGGCATCGGCCTGGCCACCGCCCGCCGCTTCGCCTCGGAGGGTGCGAACGTCGTCTGCGGCGACATCGACGAGACCGCAGGCAAGGCCGCCGCCGAGGAGGTCGGCGGAACCTTCGTCCAGGTCGACGTCACCGACCCCGATCAGGTCGAGGCGCTGTTCAAGACCGCCTTCGACACCTACGGCTCCGTCGACATCGCCTTCAACAACGCCGGCATCTCGCCCCCGGACGACGACTCCATCCTGGAGACCGGCCTGGAGGCCTGGAAGCGCGTCCAGGACGTCAACCTCACCTCCGTCTACCTCTGCTGCAAGGCCGCCCTGCCCTACATGCGCCGCCAGGGCAAGGGCTCCATCATCAACACCGCCTCCTTCGTCGCTCTCATGGGCGCGGCCACCAGCCAGATCTCGTACACCGCCTCCAAGGGCGGCGTGCTCGCGATGTCCCGCGAGCTCGGCGTGCAGTTCGCCCGCGAAGGCATCCGCGTCAACGCCCTCTGCCCCGGACCGGTCAACACCCCGCTCCTCCAGGAGCTGTTCGCCAAGGACCCCGAGCGCGCCGCGCGCCGCCTCGTCCACATCCCCGCCGGCCGCTTCGCCGAGGCCGAGGAGATCGCCGCGGCCGTCGCCTTCCTCGCGAGCGACGACTCCTCGTTCGTCAACGCGGCGGACTTCGTCGTCGACGGCGGCATCTCCGGTGCGTACGTCACCCCGCTCTAG